A region of the Pseudoprevotella muciniphila genome:
GTTAAGATAGCAGGCAAGCCGCTTACAGAGATTATTGGTACCGATGCCTTCCCTGAGGCAGAGTGGGAACAAATGAAGAAGGACGTTACTCAGGGCGGTGCTGCCATCATCAAGTTGCGTGGTCGCAGTTCATTCCAGAGCCCCTCGTATCTGAGCGTAGAGATGATTCGCAGCGTGATGGGTGGCGAAGCATTCCGCTATCCAGCCGGTACTTTCGTCAACAACGACAAGTACAGCCGCATCATGATGGCTATGGACACCACGCTCGACACCAATGGCTGCACCTACCGCATGCCACAGGGCACACCCGAAGAACTTGCAAAACTCGATGCTTCTTACGAGCACCTCTGCAAGATGCGCGACGAACTCGTTACGCTCAACATCGTGCCACCCATCGAAGAGTGGAGCAACATCAATCCTAATCTCTGATTTTAGGGACATAACAAAACAGAAAAGGTCGGCATTTCAATGTGCCGGCCTTTTTTAGCGGTTGCAGTGATTCTGTCTCATTCATCGCGCGACATGGAGTAGGGTGCATCGGTCGGGGTGGTGCCGCGTTGTGTGTCGGGCTGTGGTGCCATGTCGAAGTGGAGGCGGATGCCGCGTTGCAGTGTTTCGTGGCGGAGGTAGTTGCGTGTGTAGGGCTTCCCATCCATGGTGAGGCGATGTATATAGACGTTGTCGGCACTCACGTCGGGCGCGGTTAGTGTTGTGGTGCGTCCGTTCGCGAAGTGTATGGCGGCGCGGCGGAAGAGTGGTGAGCCGATGGCGTACTGGTCCGTGCCGGGACAGACGGGATAGAAGCCAAGGGCGCTGAATACGTACCATGCGCTGGTCTGACCGTTGTCCTCGTCGCCGGGATAGCCGTCGGGTGTGGCGCGGTAGAGTTTGCGCATGGCATCGTGTACGTGCTGCTGCGCCTTCCAGGGTTGTCCTGCCCAGTCGTAGAGGTAAATCATGTGCTGTATAGGCTGGTTGCCGTGGGCGTAGTTGCCCATTCCTGCCACTTGCATCTCTCGTATCTCATGAATGACACCGCCATAGTAGGACGCATCAAAGCGTGGCGGTACGCTGAACACGCTGTCGAGCATCTGGCAGAAGTTCTCCTTGCCACCCATCAGCCGTATGAGACCGTCGATGTCGTGGAACACGGACCACGTGTAGTGCCAGGCATTGCCCTCGGTGAAGACTTCGCCCCACTTCAGCGGTTCGAAGGGTGTCTGCCATGTGCCGTCCTTGCGTTTGCCGCGCATCAGGCGGTGTGAGGGGTCGAAGAGGTTGCGGTAGTTGAGGGCTCGCCTGTGGAGTTCTGCCGTGTCGGCACGCCCCATTTCCTTCGCGAGTTGCCACAGGCACCAGTCGTTGTAGGCATACTCCAGCGTGCGCGCCGCACTCTCGTTGATGCCCACGTCGCAGGGAATGTAACCCAACTTGTTGTACCAGTCATAACCCTTGCGACCTGTAGAACCCACAGTGGGATGGACAGCGCGGGTGGCATGGAGCAAGCCTTCAAAGAGTGTTGTGCTGTCGGCAACACGCACTCCCTTTAGGTAGGCATCGGTGAGCACTGATGCGGAGTTGTTGCCCACCATGCAGTCCCTGTGTCCCGGGCTGCACCATTCGGGGAAAAAGCCGCTCTCGCGGTAGGCATTGAGGAAGCCCTCCTGCATCTCGCGGTTTACGTCGGGATAGACCAGGTTGAGCAACGGAAACAGGCTGCGGAAGGTGTCCCAGAACCCCGTGTCGGTATAGAGATAGCCCGTATGCAGTTTTCCGTCGTAAGGGCTGCGGTGCAAGATGTTGCCGTCGGCATCGCATTCATAGAGTTTGCGGGGGAAGAGCAGGCAGCGGTACAGGCAGGAATAGAACGTGCGCGCCTGGTCGATGTCGTCCATATCTACCTCGATGCGTCCCAGCACATCGTTCCAGGCCTTGCGTCCTTCCTCCCCGAGTGTCTCGAGCGATTTGTCAGCAAGTTCTGCCCGCAGGTTCTGCCTCGCTTGCATGATGCCGATGAACGATGATGCCACGCGTGCCGTAACGCGTTGCCCCTTAGTCGTGCGGAAACCTATCATGACACCGGCGTGGTTGCCTCTGGCTTCCAGGGTGTCTGCCTGTTGTCCGTCCAGAACAGTGCGAACTACGCTGAATGGTGTGTCGAACTCCACTACAAACCAGCAGCAGAAACCATCCGCCACACCACCACTGTTTTTCGTTGTGTAGCCCGAGATGCGGCGGTGAAGGGTATCAATCGCCACCGCGGAACCGCCGTCGAAAGCATCTATCGCTACCCACGCGCTGTCGGTCTGCGGAAATGTGAAACGCATCAGGCAGGCACGCTCCGTCGGTACGAGTTCCGCCCGCACGTCGTGGTCGGCAAGATAAACCTCATAACTATAGGGTGTGGCTTTCTCGCTGAGGTGGGAGAACCAACTGGCGCGCCCCTCTTCGTCGAACACACCGCGTCCCACGAGAGGCATCAGTGAGAATTGCCCGTAGTCGTTGATCCATGGGCTGGGCTGGTGTGTCTGCTTGAAGCCGCGCAGGCGGTGTGCCGTGTAGGTGTATTGCCATCCGTTACCATTCTTGCCCGTCTGCGGTGTCCAGAAATTCATGCCCCATGGCCGGCAGATGGCGGGATAGGTGTTGCCCGCCGAGAGTTCGTAACTTGAAGCCGTGCCCATCAGCGGGTTGACCAGCGCAGCATAGTCGGTGGCTGCAGTTTGCGCCTGCGCCGTGATGCCGAAGAAGCCCAGCCACGACAGGAGAAAGAGGAAAAACTTATTCATTACAAGTTTAGAAATGCTATTTGCTTGAAGTTAATGAAGTTAGCGAAGTTAGCGACGTATGTTTTGTTCGACAGATGGTCATTTACTTTCCACTTGGTGGTATCGTCTGTAACTTCGTTAACTCCGTTAACTCCGAGCGTAGCGAAAACTACAGAAAGTAGAGGCATGTTATATTATATACCTCTCTCAATATTTAAAAGTGCTTCCGCCGAGGAATTCCCGCAGCAGCGAAGTTGGTGGCAGGCCTTTAGTGGAGATGGGCTGGACGTAGAGGAGGAATTTCTTGAGTCGGTATGCCTCGCTGTATTCCGGTTCGTGTTCCGGCACTTGTTCGAGCAGTTGCAGTGCCTTGTCGCGCAGTGCGGCGAGTTCGAAGAGCAGTGCGGTGTTGATCATCTCGTCAGCCTGTTCCTCGAAGGGGAAAATCCACTTTTCTTCTCCTGCCCTCACGCTTGGCCAGCGGCGTATGGTTTCAAGTGCAGAATAGCCTCTGTATTTGTAGTCGCGCACGATGCGTCGCAGCAGGCGGTTGTCGGTAGTGGGTATGTAGTTGTGGTAGTCGAGCAAGATACTCGTCAGGGCTGAAGCATAGATCTTGAACTTGTTCTCCTTCGGGATGTCCTTTGTGATAAGCGGATTGAGGGCGTGTATGCCTTCGAGGATGATGAGGTCGTTCTTTTCGAGTTGTACGAAGTTTCCGCTTCGCTCGCTCTTACCCGTCTGGAAGTTGTATCTGGGCAGTTCCACGTTCTGTCCGTTGAGGAGGGCGTTCATCTGCTCGTTGAACAATGGTATGTTCAGTGCCTCTACGTGTTCGAAGTCGTATTCCCCGTTTTCATCGCGAGGTGTCTTGTCGCGGTCCACGAAATAATCGTCGAGCGAGATGGGAATGGGGTGTAGTCCGCAGGTCTGCAGTTGCACACTCAGTCGTTTGGCAAAGGTGGTTTTTCCGCTTGAACTTGGTCCTGCTATGAGTATGACGCGCAGCCGTTGGTCTGCTG
Encoded here:
- a CDS encoding GH92 family glycosyl hydrolase, with the protein product MNKFFLFLLSWLGFFGITAQAQTAATDYAALVNPLMGTASSYELSAGNTYPAICRPWGMNFWTPQTGKNGNGWQYTYTAHRLRGFKQTHQPSPWINDYGQFSLMPLVGRGVFDEEGRASWFSHLSEKATPYSYEVYLADHDVRAELVPTERACLMRFTFPQTDSAWVAIDAFDGGSAVAIDTLHRRISGYTTKNSGGVADGFCCWFVVEFDTPFSVVRTVLDGQQADTLEARGNHAGVMIGFRTTKGQRVTARVASSFIGIMQARQNLRAELADKSLETLGEEGRKAWNDVLGRIEVDMDDIDQARTFYSCLYRCLLFPRKLYECDADGNILHRSPYDGKLHTGYLYTDTGFWDTFRSLFPLLNLVYPDVNREMQEGFLNAYRESGFFPEWCSPGHRDCMVGNNSASVLTDAYLKGVRVADSTTLFEGLLHATRAVHPTVGSTGRKGYDWYNKLGYIPCDVGINESAARTLEYAYNDWCLWQLAKEMGRADTAELHRRALNYRNLFDPSHRLMRGKRKDGTWQTPFEPLKWGEVFTEGNAWHYTWSVFHDIDGLIRLMGGKENFCQMLDSVFSVPPRFDASYYGGVIHEIREMQVAGMGNYAHGNQPIQHMIYLYDWAGQPWKAQQHVHDAMRKLYRATPDGYPGDEDNGQTSAWYVFSALGFYPVCPGTDQYAIGSPLFRRAAIHFANGRTTTLTAPDVSADNVYIHRLTMDGKPYTRNYLRHETLQRGIRLHFDMAPQPDTQRGTTPTDAPYSMSRDE